From a single Salvelinus sp. IW2-2015 linkage group LG22, ASM291031v2, whole genome shotgun sequence genomic region:
- the LOC139022764 gene encoding arf-GAP with Rho-GAP domain, ANK repeat and PH domain-containing protein 1-like isoform X1, protein MCVFCFQDYRLGIGITSIDMNVGNVKDTDRRSFDLTTPYRIFSFLADSEQHKEQWVEAMRDAIGEALSNSEVANQIWAEPSNSCCADCGADKPEWAAINLCVVVCKRCAGEHRGLGPSISKVRSLKMDRRVWTEELIQVFLLLGNERLNRFWAANIPPSEALSPTSCSEDRRRFISSKYRQGKYRKYHPLYGNQRELNNVRTTFI, encoded by the exons atgtgtgtgttctgtttccaGGACTACCGCCTTGGCATCGGTATCACGTCTATCGACATGAACGTAGGAAACGTGAAAGACACTGACCGCCGCAGCTTTGATCTGACCACACCCTACCGCATCTTCAG ttttctaGCGGATTCGGAACAACATAAGGAGCAGTGGGTAGAAGCGATGCGTGACGCGATTGGAGAAGCTCTGTCCAATAGCGAGGTGGCTAATCAAATCTGGGCGGAGCCTAGCAACAGTTGCTGTGCCGACTGTGGCGCCGACAAACCTGAGTGGGCTGCCATCAACCTGTGTGTGGTGGTCTGCAAACGCTGTGCAG gagaGCATCGGGGATTGGGCCCCAGCATCTCTAAGGTGCGCAGTCTGAAGATGGACAGGAGGGTGTGGACAGAGGAGCttatacag GTGTTCCTGTTGCTTGGAAACGAGCGTCTGAACAGGTTCTGGGCGGCGAACATCCCTCCCAGCGAGGCGCTGAGTCCGACCAGCTGCAGCGAAGACCGCCGACGATTCATCAGCTCCAAATACAGACAGGGCAAATACCGCAAATATCACCCCCTCTACGGCAACCAGAGAGAGCTCAACAACGTAAGAACAACCTTTATATAA
- the LOC139022764 gene encoding arf-GAP with Rho-GAP domain, ANK repeat and PH domain-containing protein 1-like isoform X2 has translation MRDAIGEALSNSEVANQIWAEPSNSCCADCGADKPEWAAINLCVVVCKRCAGEHRGLGPSISKVRSLKMDRRVWTEELIQVFLLLGNERLNRFWAANIPPSEALSPTSCSEDRRRFISSKYRQGKYRKYHPLYGNQRELNNVRTTFI, from the exons ATGCGTGACGCGATTGGAGAAGCTCTGTCCAATAGCGAGGTGGCTAATCAAATCTGGGCGGAGCCTAGCAACAGTTGCTGTGCCGACTGTGGCGCCGACAAACCTGAGTGGGCTGCCATCAACCTGTGTGTGGTGGTCTGCAAACGCTGTGCAG gagaGCATCGGGGATTGGGCCCCAGCATCTCTAAGGTGCGCAGTCTGAAGATGGACAGGAGGGTGTGGACAGAGGAGCttatacag GTGTTCCTGTTGCTTGGAAACGAGCGTCTGAACAGGTTCTGGGCGGCGAACATCCCTCCCAGCGAGGCGCTGAGTCCGACCAGCTGCAGCGAAGACCGCCGACGATTCATCAGCTCCAAATACAGACAGGGCAAATACCGCAAATATCACCCCCTCTACGGCAACCAGAGAGAGCTCAACAACGTAAGAACAACCTTTATATAA